The DNA sequence GCTACTAATAAGATCTGTGAAAGTGACGTGATTTTCATGTTACTTCAGAGTTGAGCTTCTGTCTGGTGCTACGAACGGGCAGCTCGCGGATGGAGAAAGAATCGAGAAGCCCCTTCCTGAGCTGGCATGCGCAACTCTACAAGTTCCGCGTGAAGGGGAACTCCCTGGTGTTCGGTGCATGGTGTCGTGGACCCAGTCGAGCAACCTCATGGGCGAGGTAGCAACCGGCGCGGTGGTCACAAAAAGCACCGGTCAGGCATGAGGCTCCACCACTAGCCAGAAGGTCGATCAAAACGCTTCTAGGAGGACTAGTCAAGGCATAGGGGACAAGATGCCGCAGCTGGTTGCTAAGGCCTGATAAGAGTGCTTAAAGGGGTGTCTTATGAAGAGTGGAGCTAGCAGATGCACTTTTTGTTGGAAGTTTTGCTGTGTATTGGAGGGCATCGGATTAGTCTTCTGCATGTTGACTTAGCATGCTGTCATTTACCATCAGGACTGACATTATTCTTGTTTGTTTTTAAGTCGTTCAGCTGCTATATCGGCGGAGACCGTCAATGGGGGGGGCGGCACTTGGCATTGGATCCATCTATGTGGCAGCGACGTTGCAAACTTGCAGTCCAAACGTAATGTTTAGTTGGATAAATTTACATGACGGGTCTCTGTATCTCTGCCTTCGTTTTAGCTTAGAAAATGGAGATGCTCTCAGTCAAGCATCACGGTCCGGCAAAATCCTCAATCGAGGTTGGACCATGACACGAACGACCGACCATGTGGTGATGCATTTAACAAACTAAACCATGGTCGGCCGCAAGAATCAGCCTTGATCAATCCTGCTCAGCCGAATGATTGATCCACGAACGATGCTGAGCAGGCAGATGATCAATCTAGATCGTGCGGCTGATCGATCTAAGAATGATACAACCTTTGAATCTTCAAACATTTGAAATCAAAGAGAACAACTTTTGCATTCCTCCTTCCCCCCCACCCCCTCTTCCCCTTCTttgctctctctgtctctctctctcttcctccttccttagCCACGTTCGAGTGATTTGTGAGTGTGTGAGCGATCCAGGTCCAAGGCTTGATTCGGGTAAAACACACATTTGTGCAGCTCGAGTTGCCGCACTGTCGTGAGCAAAACATTGGACGGTGACAAAAGTCTGCCAAACTACTTGACTGTATAAGTCAAGCAAGTAATGGTTTCATTGTGGAAGTAGGAAGAAAATGTACCAAAGTCCTACATTTTACATTAGCCGGGGAACTAAAAAGCATAGGAACACCCGACATAGAAATGCCAGTTTTGAATTTCAATATTGATGTTTGGAAGGTTATATAAATACGAACTAACCGATTActagaaaagtgtaaaaaaaaaagttctaaatttattacattgtCGCCAATTCATTTTAAACCTTtaattggtgtcaattcagtcctaaaccttttgcattgctaccgattcattcctaaactttttattagcgctaatttagtcataaatcttttacattggttccgattcaatcttaaaccttttattggtattaattcagtcttaaaccttttattggtgctaattcggtcttaaaacttttgtattggtgcctaTTGAGTCAAtcttgtcaattttgatcggaaattgctgaGGTGGATGTCGATGGACCTACATGGCATGGTTGGTTGCggcgtggatatttttttaaaattgtttgatatattaaatattattttacttctttaaataaaatgtttatattttaaatattttttccttcttttttcttgtatttatttttttattggggcTGGCAAGGGTCAgcctccaaaaaagaaaaaagaaaaaaagaaagtgcaaaaaaaaaaaaaaaaaaccaaaacaattATTAAATATaccaaaataatattaaaaaaatttaaaaatatccacttcaacgcctaccatgccacgtaggacaaccgaagtccatgttagtgatttcaagccaaaattgaATGGATtggctcaattggcacaaatagaaatggtttaggattcaattggcataaaCACAAAATGTTgaggatcgaattgacactaataaaaggtttaggactaaattgataccaatgcaaaaggtttatgaatgaattggcaccaattttaatttaaaaaaaaaaagtcggcaccaacaaaagatttaggattgaattggcatcaatgcaataaatttataacttttttgacaattcacTACATCTCATACCCCCGTACTCCAATGACAAGAATCAAATGTGGCTTTCACATTCTTCTAACTTTTTTTCAtcttaaaagtaaaaaagaggtgctcaaaaattagaagagaTGACTATGCTTCCAGTTCTTGATTCCTCGTTTCAATTGCATGAGCATTAAGAACATCAATTAGCTTCTGAAACAAAGGCATTCAATTCCAACGGGCCAGCTTCGGCCCTAAGCTCTGGAAAATACTGGGCCCGAATGGTCGAGCAGGACTCGAGATCGGGCCTAAAAGGCCACGTGTAAGCCCGTGAAAAGGTTAAAAATGGCAACTCGGGCCTTCACAAGCCCAAAGGATAAAGCCCGAAAGAGGAACGGTCCCTCAGAAACCCTAGTATATAAACCAGCCTTCACTTCGCCTGCACCATTTCACAGCCTCGCACGCACCCCACAACCGCCGAGTCCTGAATCCGACGAGATGGGTCGCGTCATCCGCGCGCAGCGTAAGGGTGCTGGCTCCGTCTTCAAGTCCCACACCCACCACCGGAAGGGCCCGGCCAGGTTCCGGAGCCTCGACTTCGGCGAGCGCAACGGGTACCTCAAGGGCGTCGTCAGCGAGATCGTCCACGACCCCGGCCGTGGCGCGCCGCTGGCCCGCGTCGCCTTCCGCCACCCCTTCCGCTACAAGAAGCAGAAGGAGCTCTTCGTCGCCGCCGAGGGCATGTACACCGGCCAGTTCGTGTACTGCGGTAAGAAGGCCACCCTGGTGGTCGGCAACGTGCTCCCCCTCCGGTCGATCCCCGAGGGAGCCGTCGTGTGCAACGTCGAGCATCATGTTGGGGACCGCGGGGTCTTCGCAAGGGCTTCCGGCGACTACGCGGTTGTGATCAGTCACAATCCTGATAATGACACCTCTAGGTAATTTCATGCTCTGGTGAACCTGGGGATCTATTTATCTGTTGGTTGTTTTTGTTTGGGTGTGCTTCATCAACTGTGGTGTGGTCTGCTCATGTTACGGAGTCGAGatattttaaaattcatttgGCTGTGTATGCTGGTGGGTTACTTTCTCATCGAGCTTGGAGAATATTGGTTTCAATTAGCTTTTCCTGTTGTCGGTAAGCTCATTTTAATGTCGTGTACAGGTGTGTCTGAGTTTACTTGCTGGGTTCTGGCCATTTTGGTGGCTTTTGAGTTTTAGCCGTGGTTTTGACGGTTTCGGCTTGGTTTATCCTTGGTTCGTTGTGATTATATGCTCGCATCACTTTCCTTATCTTTGTCGAATTGTGTGTGGCTTAAACGTATGTATTCGCAAGTTTATGTATCATCACACGTACCCATATACATCAGGGATTAGATTCCCAAATTGCTTAATTTGTTGTTGTAGTTATCTGAAGGGCTTTCGATATGAATTTGTTTGGTTGCTATTATTTCTTGATGAGTGATGCTGATCTGATGTTGTTTCTATCTTGTATTTGTGACTGAAACTTTTGTTCTTCATCATAACCACTACTTGGTCTGGGTATTCGGCCCTTGTGgttcattttatttgcatgttTTCTCTCATCACATAATTCAGATGGTTTGAGCATTGAACTAATTTGAGGAACTTGTCTGTCGACTGTCATTGGCTTGGTCTGCAGAACTAAACTCATACTTGGGTTTGAATATTTGCCTATGGGCTCTCACGATCCATGATTATGCAAGATATGTGTATTGATCTGGTTCTCTGAACTTTAGAGTTGGTCCGACTCTGACATGATATGGGCACACAGAATCCGGTGGTCTCTTGCTCCACTAAGAACATTGCGAACAGAACTGACAAAACTACAATGTTCTTGTTGTTTCTTATTTGCTGTACTGCCAACGTATCCACCAGAGAGTGCCAAATCTTGAGTTCACTACGATTTTAAGCTGTGTGAAGTGTCctgaattttttatgtttcagaATCAAGCTTCCATCCGGGTCTAAGAAAATTGTGCCAAGTGGCTGCCGAGCAATGATCGGGCAGGTTGCCGGTGGAGGAAGAACCGAGAAGCCCCTTCTCAAGGCTGGCAATGCTTACCACAAGTTCCGAGTGAAGAGGAACTGCTGGCCGAAGGTGCGTGGTGTGGCCATGAACCCTGTCGAGCATCCTCACGGAGGTGGTAACCACCAGCACATTGGTCACGCGAGCACGGTCAGGCGTGATGCCCCACCTGGCCAGAAGGTTGGTCTCATCGCCGCTCGGAGGACCGGTCGGCTTAGAGGCCAAGCTGCCGCAACCGCCGCCAAGGCCGATAAGACTACTTGAAGAGATGTTTCTCTCTATCTTGACTTGGTTTTCAATGGTTCTCTGGTTTTTGATATTCTACAATTTCAATTCTGAGAACATGCGGATGCATTTTGTAGTCGAAGTTTTGCTCTGGTTTAATGTATCGGGTAGTCCTTTAAATGCTAATTGCTATGAGATATGGTGTCACATTGCCTTATGCTGAGTTTTTCCCCttgaagttttgatttttcGCCGGTGGATTAGAATTCGAATTGCAATAATGGATTTCTAGGAAATAATGAAGGAAAGTAAAATGAAAGACACTTATATAAGAATCGGTGCAGACGTCACTTGTTTTTTTGGGCCACTAGACGtgacgtgatttttggtcaataGACATGACATTCGAGAGTACTATTTACATAGATGGCCATTGGCTCAGCTTGTGTGAATAGGAGTTTCATCGAGCGTGTCTAGCCGATACAGTGCCTAGTCGAGTTCGACTCAACTCACAAACTCGATGTCCGGAACTTAGACGCGAGGCTCAAGCTCGACTATAATAGAATATCCAAATACTCGAATTCGACTTGAATATAGTGTGGTTATATATGAACTCGAGCTCAAGTTCAATAAGCTCAAACACGTTTCCTCGCGTTTGCGTATATAcaataattcaaaaaagaaaaaaaaaaccactcgCAAACTTGTCGAGTTGAGAATTGACAAGCTTGAACTCAACTCGATAAGATTCTTTGAGTAGTTTAAGTCCGAGCTCCATTTGAAATTAAGTGAAGCGATCTCAAGTAATCGTTGAGTTCGGCTTGAGTTGTTTACGTGTGATTTGACTCAGATTTCATCTCTACATGTGAATAAACTTCCAACATTTTATGAATGATTTCTTCTCCGGTTGTACATATATATTACAATCATTGATTTCTTTTGATTCGTTGGTATCGAACCATTTGAGCACATGGCTCTGGTTAATCACTCAAATTTTCGTACTTGCGTGGTCTGTATCGGAACACTAGTaaaggagaaaataataaattacaaAGGGTCTAATATTGTTTATCATTTCGTCATAGGCTACTACTATTATTGATCTACTAATAAACGTATGCTTTGATTGAAAATTCCATGAACAAATTGAGTTGGAATgatattttgagtttttttttttataatataaaGATCGGGTAATCCGATTACCCAATCTAAATTTCCTGGTTAAGTTTGGAAATGTGGTGAAAAAAAGAAGGGCGTAAAAATGGCTTAGACtataaaaatagggaaaaaaaaaagaatgtttggACACGAGCATATCCGTAACCCGATCAatcattcctcctcctcctcctcctcctcctccttgcgGACGCTCGCTGCTGCACGACACCGATGCCATGGAAGAGCGCTCGCGACCGCTCTCCGTGACCCGCTCGATCCGTCTCTCGAGAAgcgccactctctctctacccaaTCTCTTGGccctcgtcgtcgtcgtcctcgcTTCGTTCCTCGGCAACGCCCAGTCCATCAGGTTTCCGAACCGGATCCCCGACCCGGCCGCCGGCTCTGCGGGCCAGCCCTTGAGGACCGCGGTCTTCGCTCTCGGAAGCTTCTGGAGATCCGAAGCCGTCTTCGGCTGCCTCGACGGCGTAGTCCGGACCGCCGTCGGTTACGCCGGCGGTTCCAAGCCCAATCCCGAGTACCGGAGCTTGCGCGATCACGCTGAATGCGTTCAGGTAGTTTTCTTCGTGACTTCTTTACGCGGTTCTGTGTCATGGAGCTCTTACGAGAAGATTCCGTGTGATTGCAATTGAATAGGAGACGGGAAACGTTGGGATTGTGCAGATCAAAAGCGGATAATGCTGTAGACTCGGCATATAGTTTGCGCGACTGCTAGAATTCTTCCTGATAATTGAGGACACTATTCGTATAGTCATAGTCATTCGGGTAGTAAGCATCAGATGCCACTGGCCGGTGGTATTTTCAGCTTTATTTCGACGAAACATCAGAGATTTGAGTTTGTGAGAACAGCGAAAGATTGCATGATGGATTCTTGTGAACAGTTGAATATTTTGTTCATGGAATAGGGGTGTTCTTGACGGTCTCTGAATGTCTAGTTGATAAAGGGTTTGACTTAAGACCTAGGAAGAGGTAATATTGAATGTTTGATCCTGTAGGTTGCATTTTCGTCGATCGTGATTTGCAAATGTAGTGAATGTTGCTGGATTATATTTTCGGCTTTCCTCTGAGGACCAGTCTGACTTatgcatgttaatcatttggATCAATACATCTTGGGGCCACTAATGTTTCTTTAAAGTAATTAAAGCCCGACAGCAGTCGTCCTTAAACAATGAGAATTTTGTTGGAGACAGCATATTGGAGGTTAGGATTTGAGCAAGCAGAAGCAGATTTTGGATGTGAACCCCGTTAGCATGAAGGGGTAAATCAGGATTCAAACAGAGACTATCAACTGAAAGCATTCTTTTCAAtctcccctttcttttttgtcctgtcgcatttcttttttcctgttgGGGAGGGGGAAGGAGGAGGTTGTCGAGAAAGTTTCATCTATTAATCCTCTCTTTTGAGCAAGAGAGTTTCTAAACTTCAGTATGTCCATGGTTTTCGGTACTCGTAAACAGCACTATTAAGTATTCCTAATCGGAGCTTCATCATCTTTTCATTACATGAAAATTGCTAGTTGGTATCGATATTTACTTGTGCTTTGTTTGTTTCTGTGAATGCTGCTCCACAGGTGGAATATGACCCTAGATTGATTAGTTACAGGCAACTTTTGGATGTCTTTTGGTCTAGTCATGATTCGAGGCAAGTTCTTGGGCAAGGTCCAGATGTTGGTAGCCAGTACAGGTGACTGCAATTATTTGCATCGACAGTTTCCCTGTTTATCAGAATTAGGATATGTGGTCTGTTGCTTTGTGTCTACTTAGTATTTATGGATAAACTTGTCGTGTTGTCAGGTCAATTATCTTCACAAATGGAACTGAAGAATCCAGGCTAGCAGCCCTCAGCAAGGAAAGAGAGCAAACCAAGTCCAAGAGCAGTGTTGTCACTACTCAAATTCAACATCTTGAAACGTTTTATCCTGCAGAGCCTGAACATCAGGTTAAGTATTTCGGAACCGCTTCATCGTTACATGAAAGTGTGCCTATCGGAAATTTGAATCCACCAGTCATTGTGAAGAAGTCAGAACATTTATTGGCTGATTATCAAGTTGGTGTCTGAATACGTATTTCTTTACTTGCACCTGTCTATATCTGTTATTACATCGAAAATTGTGTCCCCCCCAACCTTCCTTGGCTCCTCTGCAATGTGTTGTGGCTCTTCTAGTTCTTTAGTTTGGTTTCCCCTAGCAATTCCAATGCACATATTGCAGACATCTCTGAAATCTTCAGCTCTGTCGCTTGAGAGATGCATGCACTCCATATGAATTCTCAAATGTACCATCTGGCACTCTTGTTGGTCACAATGAACTGGAAATAATCTCTTCTCCCCAGCATTTCTGACAAGAATTCCCATACCATGAAAATGCGCAGAAATTCGAGCTCAAGCGGCATCCCCTCCTCCTCCAGCTGATGGGAAACCTGCCTGAAGAAGAACTTCAGAAATCACGTTTGGCTGCGAAAATGAACAGTTTTGCAGCCGAGCTTTGCCCGCCTCACATTCAGAGGCAGATTGACGCGAAGATCGGTGATATCATCAGAAAAACTTGGCCTGTCTTGCGAGACGTGTAGTTCCGAGTTTAAAGATTGTAGCTATTATTTTGAATGACGGCAATTCACCATTCCGCGCCTGGAGCTGTAAATCCAACTTTTTTGAGAGGAAATCAGATGATATTTGATGACATGTAACTGTAATTGTCCTGTAGATGTCACCATCTTTTTTGGTACCTGCCATATGTTTATCTGATCCCATGTAGTTCTTATGTGGCACTTCTGGCAAAGATGATCGTCCTACATATAATGATATAGTAGATGTGCTGTTTCAGTAACAAAACTGATTTATTAGAGTAATTTGATTTAGTCCATTACAACTGAACAAGATATTATGATAccttcaagttaaaaaaaaaaaaaacataactaataaatacgtcttttatttcttcaattACATCAGATGGTGGCGATTCAAAATATGCGCacatttggacccaaaaaaaaaaaaatatgcgcaCAGATATCTTTGCCACATTATtctttaggaaaatactttAATTCTACACAATGAACAATTCATGTCGATAATTCAGAGCAGTCTTCACAAGACATAATGATTTTATTAAGATCTGAAATGGCATAAACCTACTTACACACATGAATTAATTGCAGATTTGAGGCATTTACAAGACAATAATGATCTCATTAAGATCTGAAATGGCATAATCCTACTTACACACATGAATTAACTGTGGATTTGAGGCATTTACTTACACCCAAGTTATTAATTATCAAAGCTAATAAAGGATAAATCATTTTAAATGACGTGTCTATTTCCATTatgagaaaaaatttaaaataaaaactcatCATTTAAATTCTCACGAGACGCCCCATATAAAAGCCCACCCCATTCCTCTACTCTCCAACTCTGCACTCGGAACTCAACGCACTGAGAGGCAGAACGAGGTCGCCCGTCTTCAGCTGCCAAGATAGAGTCCGCCGATCGGAAGAGGAAGAGACCGTCGTCAGCCTCATCGGCCGATCCAGCCGCCGCCAAGCCCAACAGCCTGAGGGACAACAAGCACAGGGCGAAGGCCAAGATGTCGTCGGCGAATCAGGTCCGCGCGTCGCACATCCTCATCAAGCACGAGGGCTCCCGGAGGAAGGCCTCGTGGAAGGATCCCGAGGGCAGGGTCATCCGCAGCACCACCCGCGAGAGCGCCCTCTCGCAGCTCAAGGCCCTCAGGGAGGACATCGTCTCCGGCAAGGCCAAGTTCGACGACCTCGCCTCTCGCTTCTCCGACTGCAGCTCCGCCAAGCGCGGCGGCGATCTGGGTTAGTTCCATCTGACCTCGCGCTTGTGATTTTTGCCACTCTGAGTTCCTATCATGATTCCCTTTTGTGAGCTTTGTCTTTGTCCTTTCGTTTAATTGCTCGCTCTGGCTCGTCGAAAATTGGAGACGGCTTTGTTGTTGTTGAATGTGCATCTGCTCATTTGACGTACTCTGCCTTCTATAACGCTTCTGTCTGAGAAATCTGCGGAACTTTAGCCGAATTTGTGAAGCTGGAAGTTAGATGAGTTTAACTTTATTCATGTACGTGAAACAATTTgatcttgatttgatttggaaCAAGAGTCATGTAGATGGAATTTGATGTATGAACGTGAATGAAATATTGGGATGTTAGTTAAATCTGTTGTACAGTTTTGGCCTTGTCAAGACGGGACTTTGGAGCTTTAGGGTCTCTACCTTTGATGTCAGATGTGCATCAATAGGGCTTGATTAAGTTCTATCACTATCTAgcctttttgttttgtcaaatgCATGTTTTAGTGGAGTTGTCCGTGGGCACTAGTAGTTAAATCACCGGAGAATAGTCTACTCCATCTCATGGACGAAGATGTCATGATTTGAGTAAGCATGGCAGATCCGAATTCACGGTTGCAGTTTTGTACAGATAGCAAATGCCACTAATTCTTCCCGACGATTGTTATTGCAGCTCGCAGGCATGGCGTGTTAACTCTccaatttcgaaaattgcaaaagaatgCATCGCCTCTTTGAAATTGAAACTTcacaaactaaaaaagaaatactCTAATCTGCTTCTATGAGCTATATTGTCAGAATTGTGCTATATCAAACAGTTTTCAGAATACTTTTCTCATGCTATTGCACGTCTGGAATGTTCTTGTATTGTCAAGGAATTCAGATAGAAGTTCATTAGCTGAATGAGTTATCTTTCCATCTTTATTTAAATTGTTACCTGCCAATAGACCCTCATAGACAAGATCGTGTTAGGTATCTGTTCGAGGGAAGAACGAATATGGTGTGATCATGTGCTGCTAGGTCCCCTGTGATATGAGGAAAAATCTTCCAGTGAAGGGAATGTGAAAAAATCAACAGCCCCTGGAGGGAGCTTCTTATTTGTTGGAGTTTGGCTGTTAAAGGGCTTCGATTTTGCATTGAAGTAAAATAAAGGTGGCATAAAATTTGTATAGAGAAGGAAAGAGCTTATTCAAATACTGCCTTTACAATCTTTTTTGGGCTATCTGGAAGGAATGTCACATTTCAGCTTTTCAACGTAACTTGAACTCCAGGATAGATGGGGTTCACATGCTGTTGTAGTTTTATGAGACTTCTTCGTGATTTATGCCAATCTAGAAGCTTTTGAATGAAAGTCGGATTTGCTTGATACACCCCAGGATAAATGGGGTTCATAGGCTGACTTAGCTTTAAAGACAACCTCATGATCTATTCCCTGCTAGAAGATGCATTTCTTTTAGATATACCCTACAGTGGATCATTTTCCTAGACGATTTGGCACCCTTGGCTCTCTTCATGAAGTTGCCTTTACTGAAGCAACAATGCTGTTTCTCTAATCAGGTCTAAATGCATCTTAGAAGGACAAGAAAAGTTCCTTGATgatggccacaaaaaaatattaaatgtgAGGCACCGACATGCTTTATATTCCCCAACCTATTTCTTCTGTCACGAGAATTCTGTAACTTCAAGCCTCATCTTCCTTGTTCCTATAACAACACCTTAAATGGTGAATTTGAGAAATTTCTTAGTTACTGTTTTGGCCTTTTCAATGATTCTTCCATTTGATTAGCTTTTCTGGCGAAAAAGTCCAAGTTATGCTGTGGGGTCTAATTGCACAATATATGGAGTACCTGGAATAGTTTTGGTTGGCATCTATGATTTATATTAACTGTTGGGGACAGTGTAAAAACATGAATTTGTACTTGGAATAGTTTTCGGCCTGGCCGTGATCGGTATTTAGTGTTGGGGACAGCCTAATAAAAGATGAATGTGTTCTTGTACAAAATCAATGTGATGCAAACAAGAATACGGAATGTGAATAAACATAAGATTAATGTGGTTCAATTGCACCTGTCTTATTCTCCTCAACAAATAAGTGATTGTGCCAATAAAATCCTCCTGGGGAAGAACAAAAAGTCGTATGGATTCAAGAAAATCCCGTCTTGGAGAACAAGAAAACACCAGTTTTAACTATGAGAGGACGCCAAAGTACAAAATACAAATAGTTTCACCAAGTTAAACCAAACATCTCCACTCTTGTCAAACAGTTAAAAAACCACCCTCACACAACTCTTGTTTCCAAGCAATTGCCAGTCTCAATCCTTCGTATTTCCAAAGGCTGATTAGCACGTTTACTTCAATAAGGAAGTTAACTGACTTTTATATCACGGTATCATGCATTTTCTTCATGAAAAGAATATCATTAACTACAAATATGAACAAACATGATACAAAGTGTTATCCAATTGACCCTTCCTGGCTCCCCAACACTTGTAACAAGAGAAAATACATGGTTTGAATGGCTTGAAATGGATTGCTGTGTTCTATAGTTTCGTTCTTAAGGGGAGATATATAGCGTCGGGGGAATGGTGGGACTTGAAACTGGGCTTAGTTGTGCCTGTGGAAGACTTCAGAGAAAAGactttagttttttattttttttgtgtgctcTTCTATTAATGGAAGGATCTTATTGGAGAATCCCATCTCACTCTAAAATAACTAAGCAGTGTTGAGCATTCTTCTGAATAGAAACAGTGTCCCTCTCTTTTTGTTATCTCAAGGAGCTGATGTACCGGATGTTTGAAATGGTCGCACTTCCTTGTTCTGTTTAGGGTTGGCGAGAAACTGAGATCCCCATTCCTACTTCAAAATGAACGGGGATGGATACATAAGTTGAGAGCC is a window from the Rhodamnia argentea isolate NSW1041297 chromosome 8, ASM2092103v1, whole genome shotgun sequence genome containing:
- the LOC115741154 gene encoding 60S ribosomal protein L8-3; its protein translation is MGRVIRAQRKGAGSVFKSHTHHRKGPARFRSLDFGERNGYLKGVVSEIVHDPGRGAPLARVAFRHPFRYKKQKELFVAAEGMYTGQFVYCGKKATLVVGNVLPLRSIPEGAVVCNVEHHVGDRGVFARASGDYAVVISHNPDNDTSRIKLPSGSKKIVPSGCRAMIGQVAGGGRTEKPLLKAGNAYHKFRVKRNCWPKVRGVAMNPVEHPHGGGNHQHIGHASTVRRDAPPGQKVGLIAARRTGRLRGQAAATAAKADKTT
- the LOC115741153 gene encoding peptide methionine sulfoxide reductase A5 encodes the protein MEERSRPLSVTRSIRLSRSATLSLPNLLALVVVVLASFLGNAQSIRFPNRIPDPAAGSAGQPLRTAVFALGSFWRSEAVFGCLDGVVRTAVGYAGGSKPNPEYRSLRDHAECVQVEYDPRLISYRQLLDVFWSSHDSRQVLGQGPDVGSQYRSIIFTNGTEESRLAALSKEREQTKSKSSVVTTQIQHLETFYPAEPEHQKFELKRHPLLLQLMGNLPEEELQKSRLAAKMNSFAAELCPPHIQRQIDAKIGDIIRKTWPVLRDV
- the LOC115741155 gene encoding peptidyl-prolyl cis-trans isomerase Pin1 → MSSANQVRASHILIKHEGSRRKASWKDPEGRVIRSTTRESALSQLKALREDIVSGKAKFDDLASRFSDCSSAKRGGDLGPFGRGQMQKPFEEATYALKVGEISDIVDTDSGVHIIMRTG